One stretch of Microvirga lotononidis DNA includes these proteins:
- the tyrS gene encoding tyrosine--tRNA ligase: MNAPRSEFLKVLTERGFIHQTSDFDGVDTAALESRLTTYVGYDCTGPSLHVGHLLSIMMLHWLQKTGAGRPITLMGGGTTRVGDPSGKDESRKLLTVEQIEANKDSIRTVFSRFISFGDGKTDAMMVDNAEWLTKLNYIDFLRDVGRHFSVNRMLSFDSVKLRLDREHELSFLEFNYMILQAYDFVELNKRYGCVLQMGGSDQWGNIVNGIDLGRRLGTPQLYAVTCPLLTTASGAKMGKTASGAVWLNADMLSPYDYWQFWRNTEDADVGRFLKLFTILPMDEIAKLSALQGAEINEAKKILATEATALLHGREAALLAAETAQKTFEQGALAESLPTVEVQSGILQEGLGVLTAFGPDYAKLVPSSSEARRQVKSGGLKVNDETVSDERATLGLSDLTSEGVIKLSFGKKKHVLLRAV; this comes from the coding sequence ATGAACGCGCCCCGATCCGAATTCCTCAAGGTCCTTACCGAGCGAGGCTTCATCCACCAGACCTCCGATTTCGACGGAGTGGATACGGCCGCCCTCGAGAGCCGACTGACGACCTATGTCGGGTACGACTGCACCGGCCCGTCGCTCCATGTCGGCCACCTGCTTTCCATCATGATGCTGCACTGGCTCCAGAAGACGGGCGCCGGCAGGCCGATCACGCTCATGGGCGGGGGCACGACCAGAGTAGGCGACCCCTCGGGCAAGGACGAGAGCCGCAAGCTCCTGACCGTCGAGCAGATCGAGGCCAACAAGGACAGCATCAGGACCGTCTTCTCGCGCTTCATTTCCTTCGGCGACGGCAAGACCGACGCGATGATGGTCGATAATGCCGAGTGGCTGACCAAGCTCAACTACATCGATTTCCTGCGCGACGTGGGCCGGCATTTCTCGGTCAACCGCATGCTCTCCTTCGACAGCGTGAAGCTGCGCCTCGACCGGGAGCACGAGCTGTCGTTCCTGGAATTCAACTACATGATCCTCCAGGCCTACGACTTCGTGGAGCTCAACAAGCGCTACGGCTGCGTGCTGCAGATGGGCGGCTCGGACCAGTGGGGCAACATCGTCAACGGCATCGATCTCGGCCGCCGCCTCGGCACGCCGCAGCTCTACGCGGTCACCTGCCCGCTCCTGACGACGGCGTCCGGCGCCAAGATGGGCAAGACGGCCTCCGGGGCGGTCTGGCTCAACGCCGACATGCTGAGCCCCTACGATTACTGGCAGTTCTGGCGCAACACCGAGGATGCGGATGTGGGCCGCTTCCTGAAGCTCTTCACCATCCTGCCGATGGATGAGATCGCCAAGCTCTCCGCCCTCCAGGGCGCGGAGATCAATGAGGCGAAGAAGATTCTCGCAACGGAAGCCACGGCCCTCCTCCATGGCCGCGAGGCCGCGCTGCTCGCCGCCGAGACCGCCCAGAAGACCTTCGAGCAGGGCGCGCTGGCCGAGAGCCTGCCGACCGTCGAGGTACAGTCCGGCATCCTGCAGGAAGGCCTCGGCGTGCTGACGGCCTTCGGGCCGGATTATGCGAAGCTCGTGCCCTCGTCGAGCGAAGCCCGTCGCCAGGTGAAGAGCGGCGGCCTGAAGGTCAATGACGAGACGGTTTCGGACGAGCGCGCCACGCTGGGCCTGTCCGACCTGACGAGCGAAGGCGTGATCAAGCTGTCCTTCGGCAAGAAGAAGCACGTCCTTCTCCGCGCCGTCTGA